One Myxococcales bacterium genomic window carries:
- a CDS encoding M48 family metallopeptidase, whose protein sequence is MLNAVRRGSVILVQQSLARFLELEGLRPTVEAGLRKAAAEFGRGEREFAAAGFSELEDWTIRPTRAVTRFGSITPRTKTLRLTTLDCSPHARRDTILHEVAHILTGALLEKRENHGPKWQVIASALGAAPMRMGRDPRFHAASEALRIARQKVVARCDRCGLEIKRLRRSRRNWRRFLHLECGGRFKAVKP, encoded by the coding sequence ATGCTGAACGCAGTGCGAAGGGGTTCTGTCATCCTGGTACAGCAATCGCTTGCGCGGTTTCTCGAATTAGAGGGCCTGCGCCCGACGGTCGAGGCGGGCTTGCGCAAGGCGGCAGCGGAATTCGGCCGCGGCGAAAGAGAATTCGCTGCGGCTGGATTTTCCGAACTCGAAGACTGGACGATCCGCCCAACCCGCGCGGTCACTCGCTTTGGTTCCATCACCCCCCGCACAAAGACGCTCAGGCTCACGACCCTCGATTGCTCTCCCCACGCGCGTCGCGACACCATCTTGCACGAAGTCGCGCATATCTTGACCGGGGCATTGCTTGAAAAGCGAGAGAACCACGGTCCCAAATGGCAAGTGATCGCCAGCGCGTTGGGTGCCGCTCCAATGCGCATGGGCCGGGACCCGCGATTTCACGCGGCGAGCGAGGCGCTGCGTATTGCACGTCAGAAGGTAGTCGCGCGCTGCGACCGCTGCGGTCTGGAAATCAAACGCCTGCGGCGCTCCCGTCGCAATTGGCGCCGCTTCCTCCATCTCGAGTGCGGCGGTCGCTTCAAGGCGGTCAAGCCGTAG
- a CDS encoding Zn-dependent alcohol dehydrogenase, whose protein sequence is MKAAVMRELNAPMEIIDGVSLGDLGPGDVHVKLVSSGVCHSDLSVQNGTIPFAFPLIPGHEGAGIVQEVGSGVTDIAAGDHIILSFVPACNKCKPCLRGQSYLCDAGAAFGMTPHFVVDGAPMVGMAGLGTFAEELIANEACLVKVDDDIPLDIVSLIGCGVTTGVGAAINTAKVTPGSSVVVFGCGGVGMSAIQGARIAGAAEILAVDTVESKLEAAKGFGATHVCTPDALDQMKTEITGGEGFDYALECIGNPVTIRATFDAARRGGTAVIVGVGRISEEVKFSAFEFFFTDKILRGSMYGSANVRTFMPMLIRLWKAGKLDLESMITRRIQLEDVNDAFKAMQEGQVIRSVIDYK, encoded by the coding sequence ATGAAAGCCGCAGTCATGCGAGAATTGAACGCGCCGATGGAAATCATCGACGGCGTCAGCCTGGGGGATCTCGGACCCGGCGACGTGCATGTGAAACTGGTTTCGAGTGGCGTCTGCCATTCGGACCTCTCTGTACAGAACGGCACCATCCCCTTCGCCTTCCCCCTCATTCCGGGTCATGAGGGTGCGGGAATCGTGCAGGAAGTCGGTTCCGGCGTGACGGACATTGCCGCCGGAGATCACATCATTTTGAGCTTCGTGCCGGCGTGCAACAAGTGCAAGCCGTGTCTGCGCGGTCAGTCCTACCTGTGCGACGCCGGGGCTGCGTTCGGCATGACGCCGCACTTCGTAGTCGATGGCGCGCCGATGGTGGGCATGGCGGGTCTCGGCACCTTTGCCGAAGAGCTGATTGCCAACGAGGCTTGCCTGGTCAAGGTGGACGACGACATCCCGCTCGATATCGTTTCCCTGATCGGTTGCGGCGTGACGACGGGTGTCGGTGCCGCGATCAACACTGCGAAAGTCACGCCGGGTAGTTCCGTCGTGGTCTTTGGCTGTGGTGGCGTCGGGATGAGTGCGATTCAGGGAGCACGAATTGCCGGTGCCGCAGAGATTCTCGCGGTAGACACGGTGGAGTCGAAACTCGAAGCCGCCAAGGGCTTCGGTGCCACCCATGTCTGCACCCCGGACGCGCTCGATCAAATGAAAACCGAGATTACGGGGGGAGAGGGCTTTGACTACGCGCTCGAATGCATCGGCAACCCGGTGACCATTCGCGCGACCTTCGACGCAGCGCGCCGAGGCGGCACAGCGGTCATCGTCGGTGTCGGCCGGATTTCGGAAGAGGTCAAGTTCAGCGCGTTCGAGTTCTTTTTCACCGACAAGATACTGCGTGGCTCGATGTACGGGAGCGCCAACGTTCGGACCTTCATGCCCATGCTGATTCGCTTGTGGAAGGCCGGCAAGCTCGACCTCGAGAGCATGATCACCCGTCGTATTCAACTCGAAGACGTGAACGACGCTTTCAAGGCCATGCAAGAGGGCCAGGTGATCCGTTCGGTGATCGACTACAAGTAA
- a CDS encoding sulfotransferase: MKWPSLAPDDLLAAAAKQAGFDDFGPETLREPLEVLQRAFDGEAGLTSFGRIVVRQLLVSSLSQRLRVLHWAREHPEVRDQKIERPWIILGLPRTGTTLLSFLLGFDPVSRPLLQWEASSPVPPPDLASYAEDPRIAATAKQFDQLQDLNPALRAMHPFGATLATECVTLFAFDLRTLSFETQAFIPSYGRWLEKADMRSTYAIHKLSLQILQSRLPTRNWSLKTPNHLWCLDLLEDVYPDARLIWTHRDPAKVVPSVASLITAMHKTYSTRVDPVAVGREWDDKLHAGIVRGMEFDDRQAGRQWCSHLLYSELMADPIAAVRRIYAQFDRELHPLHVQRMETWMHMRGQDAFGRHGYDARDFGLAKEQIRARYSDYIARYQIPEE, translated from the coding sequence GTGAAGTGGCCCTCGCTCGCCCCAGACGATCTGCTGGCCGCGGCGGCCAAGCAGGCGGGCTTCGACGATTTCGGACCCGAGACGCTTCGCGAGCCCCTCGAAGTGCTCCAGCGCGCCTTTGACGGAGAGGCGGGTCTCACGAGTTTCGGCCGAATCGTCGTGCGCCAGCTTCTCGTTTCGTCGCTCAGCCAGCGTCTGCGAGTACTGCATTGGGCCAGAGAACATCCAGAGGTTCGAGACCAGAAGATCGAGCGGCCCTGGATCATTCTCGGGCTTCCGCGCACGGGTACGACACTGCTGTCGTTCTTGCTCGGTTTCGATCCCGTCTCGCGCCCGCTGCTTCAATGGGAAGCATCGAGTCCCGTTCCTCCGCCAGATCTCGCGAGCTACGCCGAAGACCCGCGAATCGCCGCGACCGCAAAACAGTTCGACCAGTTGCAGGATCTCAATCCAGCCCTGCGCGCCATGCACCCCTTTGGTGCCACCCTGGCGACAGAATGCGTGACGTTGTTTGCATTCGATTTGCGCACGCTCTCCTTTGAAACCCAGGCGTTCATTCCGAGCTACGGGCGCTGGCTCGAGAAGGCCGACATGCGCAGCACCTATGCCATTCACAAGCTATCCCTGCAGATTCTGCAATCCAGACTTCCCACTCGGAACTGGTCGCTCAAGACGCCTAATCATCTCTGGTGTCTCGACCTGCTCGAAGACGTCTATCCCGATGCGCGGCTGATCTGGACCCACCGCGACCCGGCCAAGGTCGTACCCTCGGTAGCAAGTCTCATTACCGCCATGCACAAGACGTATTCCACGCGAGTCGACCCCGTGGCCGTGGGCCGGGAATGGGACGACAAACTCCACGCGGGGATCGTCCGGGGAATGGAGTTCGACGATCGCCAGGCGGGTCGGCAGTGGTGCAGCCATCTGCTCTACAGCGAGCTGATGGCAGATCCAATCGCCGCGGTGCGCAGAATCTACGCACAATTCGACCGAGAACTCCATCCGCTGCACGTTCAGCGCATGGAAACCTGGATGCATATGCGCGGACAGGACGCATTTGGCCGTCACGGCTACGACGCACGAGATTTTGGGCTTGCCAAAGAGCAGATTCGAGCCCGCTATAGCGACTACATCGCCCGGTACCAGATCCCCGAGGAATAA
- a CDS encoding antibiotic biosynthesis monooxygenase: protein MVIVVFRSKLRAGIEDEFNELGDRMQTIAESMPGFISYKVFHAPDGERASIIEFESREELQAWKINAEHIAAQQLGRDKFYAEYTLTVSETLRETKFER, encoded by the coding sequence ATGGTCATAGTGGTTTTTCGTTCGAAGCTCCGCGCGGGAATCGAGGACGAGTTCAACGAACTCGGGGATCGAATGCAGACGATCGCCGAATCCATGCCGGGATTCATTTCCTACAAGGTGTTCCATGCGCCGGACGGTGAACGCGCGAGCATCATCGAATTCGAGTCCAGAGAAGAGTTGCAGGCATGGAAGATCAACGCCGAACATATCGCGGCACAACAGCTTGGGCGAGACAAGTTCTACGCAGAGTACACACTGACCGTGAGCGAGACCCTGCGCGAAACCAAGTTCGAGCGCTGA
- a CDS encoding DUF4345 domain-containing protein, with protein MSGTRIYLILSALIWLPYGLFCVFQPETLADIAGVVGTTPTGTTEIRAMYGGLQAGVGVICVIALMRPDFARSALITLCCLAGGLFLARFSGFLIDGSGSQYTYGALVFESTYALAAGYLARGSTVSET; from the coding sequence ATGTCGGGAACTCGAATCTACTTGATATTGTCGGCGCTGATCTGGCTCCCCTACGGATTGTTCTGTGTCTTTCAGCCCGAAACCCTCGCTGATATTGCGGGAGTCGTGGGAACGACACCTACGGGCACAACCGAAATTCGCGCGATGTACGGCGGACTCCAGGCGGGGGTCGGAGTCATCTGCGTTATCGCCTTGATGCGACCGGACTTTGCCCGCTCTGCGTTGATCACACTGTGTTGTCTGGCAGGCGGATTGTTCCTGGCGCGCTTCAGTGGTTTCTTGATCGATGGCAGTGGATCCCAATACACCTATGGCGCTCTCGTATTCGAATCTACCTACGCTCTCGCGGCGGGCTATCTGGCGCGCGGTTCGACGGTCTCGGAGACCTGA
- a CDS encoding TVP38/TMEM64 family protein: MGNRLILFSAVLAIGALGHFGGYFQYLDPVHLRELLEAAGPWGPLAVIVLFAVFEPFGAPGAIFILASATLWPFWLAFTVNILGAIGAGMLGFTFARYLGRDWVEGRMPERLRKWDERLSKDGLPKVILFRLIFFLNPASHWALGLSRVKVPAAILGTAIGFIPGVSLLTYFGAELLAWFNDQPTEVWIGVAVAIIATIIIFKIRKRTTASA, encoded by the coding sequence ATGGGAAACCGTCTCATCCTATTCAGTGCAGTTCTGGCCATCGGCGCCCTTGGACACTTTGGCGGCTATTTTCAATACCTCGACCCTGTTCATTTGCGCGAACTCCTCGAGGCGGCCGGCCCTTGGGGTCCCTTGGCCGTGATCGTGTTGTTCGCAGTATTCGAACCCTTTGGCGCACCCGGAGCCATCTTCATTTTGGCTTCGGCAACACTCTGGCCGTTTTGGTTGGCCTTTACCGTCAACATCCTGGGGGCCATCGGAGCGGGGATGTTGGGCTTTACGTTTGCACGCTATCTGGGTCGCGACTGGGTCGAAGGCCGTATGCCCGAACGCCTGCGCAAATGGGACGAGCGGCTTTCCAAAGACGGGCTCCCGAAGGTGATCCTCTTCCGGCTCATATTCTTCTTGAACCCGGCATCCCATTGGGCACTCGGGCTTTCGCGGGTAAAGGTCCCGGCCGCGATTCTGGGGACTGCCATCGGCTTCATCCCCGGTGTCTCACTTCTTACTTACTTCGGGGCGGAACTCCTCGCCTGGTTCAATGACCAGCCCACCGAGGTGTGGATCGGCGTCGCGGTCGCGATCATCGCCACGATCATTATTTTCAAGATTCGCAAGCGCACCACTGCGTCGGCCTAG
- a CDS encoding phosphotransferase — MSPSTPKGRPKETPKGTPPGDKRPGDPWSKAFDWIEANLGGRIVSYERQPRWRPAFYLDFERKGITLPLYLRGARTEVKHGSRVLEHEMRVLQQLEKDGIPVPHVYGYCPDPAGIVMERSAGRENLATAETEAEGRAVLDEYIEILARTHSLDTAPFEAFGMAKPVGAEALGLCDLANWEAPYRECKSRPEPIIEFVLSWLKRNIPKDRSEVTFLSVDAGQFLFENSRITALIDLELACLGDPAADLGGMRGRDLSEPLGDLPRAFARYFELRGQKIPTSVIDYHTVRFNLYTPMAIAPLVANPTPDTDIVQYLGWYWVWSRACLEVMAHGLGIKLEAPTLPEPKITRFAGTHDALTRRLEKASEGGDFAAYETDAAYRAAEYLRRVERYGRDLEQNDLNEVGALLGRSFNHWIDADRELEQLIESAGATRDEDLIRLFHRRTLRHESLLQPVLRELEGVKTQLLDD, encoded by the coding sequence GTGAGCCCTTCTACGCCCAAAGGGAGGCCTAAAGAGACACCTAAAGGGACGCCGCCTGGCGACAAACGTCCCGGTGATCCCTGGTCCAAAGCCTTCGACTGGATCGAAGCCAATTTGGGCGGTCGCATCGTGAGCTACGAACGACAGCCGCGCTGGCGACCGGCCTTTTATCTCGATTTCGAGCGCAAAGGAATTACCCTGCCGCTCTACCTGCGCGGTGCTCGCACGGAAGTCAAACACGGCTCCCGCGTGCTCGAACACGAAATGCGCGTGTTGCAGCAACTCGAAAAGGACGGCATCCCAGTGCCGCATGTCTACGGTTACTGCCCGGATCCGGCCGGGATCGTGATGGAGCGAAGCGCGGGGCGAGAGAATCTTGCAACGGCCGAAACCGAAGCCGAGGGTCGCGCCGTGCTCGACGAATACATCGAGATCCTTGCGCGCACTCACTCACTCGACACCGCTCCCTTCGAAGCCTTTGGCATGGCGAAGCCCGTGGGCGCCGAAGCGCTCGGGTTGTGCGATCTCGCAAATTGGGAAGCGCCCTACCGCGAATGCAAATCGCGCCCGGAACCGATCATCGAGTTCGTCCTCAGCTGGTTGAAGCGCAACATTCCCAAGGATCGCTCTGAAGTCACCTTCCTTTCTGTGGACGCAGGACAATTTTTGTTCGAGAACAGCCGCATCACGGCGTTGATCGATCTAGAGCTCGCCTGTCTTGGCGACCCCGCAGCAGACCTCGGAGGCATGCGCGGTCGCGATCTCAGTGAACCCCTGGGCGACCTGCCGCGCGCCTTTGCGCGTTACTTCGAATTGCGCGGTCAGAAAATCCCCACCTCGGTGATCGACTACCACACGGTACGTTTCAACCTCTACACCCCGATGGCGATCGCGCCGCTCGTCGCCAATCCAACCCCGGACACCGACATTGTTCAATACCTGGGTTGGTACTGGGTATGGTCGCGCGCTTGCCTGGAAGTGATGGCCCACGGTCTCGGGATCAAACTCGAAGCCCCAACCCTGCCAGAACCCAAAATCACGCGGTTTGCGGGCACTCACGACGCGCTGACCCGACGACTCGAGAAGGCGAGCGAGGGTGGAGACTTTGCCGCGTACGAAACCGATGCCGCCTATCGAGCCGCCGAGTATCTGCGACGTGTCGAACGCTACGGCCGTGATCTGGAACAGAACGATCTCAACGAGGTCGGGGCGCTGCTCGGTCGGTCCTTCAACCACTGGATCGATGCCGACCGCGAACTCGAACAATTGATCGAGAGCGCCGGGGCTACGCGCGACGAGGATCTCATCCGACTATTTCATCGACGCACCCTGCGCCATGAATCTCTATTGCAACCGGTACTGCGCGAACTCGAAGGCGTGAAGACGCAGCTGCTCGACGACTGA
- a CDS encoding gamma carbonic anhydrase family protein codes for AVLRGDVNAIRIGRDSNVQDGAVIHVTRDLFNTEVGDVVTIGHHAVVHGCRVCDGALIGIGAIVLDGAVIGEGALVGAGAVVTPGMKVPPGTLVVGTPARVVRTLDDDEVQSQREHALNYVKLAHSHAQSQG; via the coding sequence GCGCTGTGCTGCGCGGCGATGTGAATGCGATTCGCATCGGCAGAGACAGCAATGTTCAGGATGGCGCGGTGATTCACGTGACTCGCGATCTATTCAATACTGAGGTCGGCGACGTGGTGACCATTGGGCACCATGCGGTGGTTCACGGTTGCAGGGTCTGCGACGGAGCGCTGATCGGAATCGGAGCCATCGTGCTCGACGGCGCTGTGATCGGCGAAGGGGCCCTGGTCGGGGCCGGAGCCGTGGTCACGCCGGGAATGAAGGTTCCGCCCGGTACTCTCGTGGTCGGAACTCCGGCGAGGGTTGTCCGCACGCTCGACGACGACGAGGTGCAGTCCCAGCGAGAACATGCGTTGAATTACGTAAAACTCGCGCACAGTCACGCGCAATCCCAGGGCTAG
- a CDS encoding gamma carbonic anhydrase family protein, with the protein MSLILPFEGRTPTLASGAWVAPGGVVIGDVTLGANASVWYGAVLRGDVNAIRIGRDSNVQDGAVIHVTRDLFNTEVGDVVTIG; encoded by the coding sequence ATCTCGTTGATTCTTCCGTTTGAAGGTCGCACGCCGACGCTCGCATCCGGTGCATGGGTGGCGCCGGGAGGCGTAGTGATTGGTGACGTCACGCTCGGCGCCAACGCAAGCGTCTGGTATGGCGCTGTGCTGCGCGGCGATGTGAATGCGATTCGCATCGGCAGAGACAGCAATGTTCAGGATGGCGCGGTGATTCACGTGACTCGCGATCTATTCAATACTGAGGTCGGCGACGTGGTGACCATTGGGCA
- a CDS encoding Hsp33 family molecular chaperone HslO: protein MTSASEDPVHDVPEGHAKLVRTISQGGGIAVRTLIGSQLIAEAMNRRKMAPTAANALGRALMGAVLIAVGPASADPVESGVSNNSTDSSNENFDETDDDRQASESVQLQFRGNGPLGSIVVIADDLGRVRGIVEHPDTNLTLADGSPDVARSIGLGALRVVRHRPEWREPYTGAVPLVSGEVAKDLTLYLTESEQTPSAMGLGVAMANDESAVVAAGFLVQILPDALPEEVAQVEENVRGMPALSQLALSDANCNELLDLLLRGLGSRDRHTTYPVFRCTCTRDRALRMMELLGNQEIREMVARELNQEIRCEFCAKAYEFSTLEIRTLLEAEHRGVCKINS, encoded by the coding sequence ATGACCTCCGCCAGCGAAGATCCGGTTCACGATGTACCCGAAGGCCATGCAAAGCTGGTGCGAACCATCTCGCAAGGCGGTGGGATCGCGGTTCGAACCCTGATTGGCAGCCAACTCATCGCCGAAGCGATGAACCGGCGCAAGATGGCACCAACTGCGGCCAACGCCCTGGGGCGCGCACTCATGGGGGCCGTGTTGATCGCCGTGGGTCCCGCTTCGGCCGACCCGGTCGAATCCGGCGTCAGCAACAACTCGACTGACAGTTCCAACGAGAACTTCGATGAAACAGACGATGACCGCCAGGCGAGCGAAAGCGTCCAACTCCAATTCCGCGGCAATGGTCCCCTCGGCAGCATCGTGGTCATCGCGGACGATCTCGGGCGAGTTCGGGGAATTGTGGAGCACCCGGACACCAACTTGACTCTCGCAGACGGAAGCCCCGACGTCGCCCGCTCGATCGGACTCGGTGCACTTCGCGTAGTCCGGCACCGGCCGGAATGGCGCGAGCCCTACACCGGCGCCGTACCGCTAGTAAGCGGTGAGGTCGCGAAAGATCTCACTCTCTACCTCACGGAAAGTGAGCAGACTCCCTCTGCAATGGGGCTGGGGGTCGCCATGGCCAACGACGAGAGTGCGGTGGTCGCCGCGGGATTCCTGGTTCAGATCCTTCCCGACGCGCTGCCCGAAGAGGTGGCGCAAGTGGAAGAAAATGTCCGGGGAATGCCGGCGCTTTCACAACTCGCCCTGTCGGACGCCAACTGCAATGAGCTTCTCGATCTACTCTTGCGCGGACTCGGATCCCGAGATCGTCACACCACCTACCCGGTTTTTCGCTGCACCTGCACCCGGGATCGCGCACTGCGCATGATGGAGTTGCTGGGCAACCAGGAAATTCGAGAGATGGTTGCGCGCGAACTCAACCAGGAAATTCGCTGCGAATTCTGCGCGAAGGCCTATGAATTTTCGACGCTCGAGATTCGAACGCTGCTCGAAGCTGAGCATCGCGGCGTTTGCAAAATCAATAGCTGA
- a CDS encoding CoA transferase: protein MAEALEGIQVVEMGGRVSAPFCAKLFADYGAEIIKIETPGTGDPSRSWGPFPQDVPDREKSGLFHSLNTNKKSVTLDVNVPADREKICALISRADVLIENNTPQEMRDWSLDYASLQKLNPTLVMISITPFGQTGPYADWKGTDLNAYHLSGASARYCGLPGEAPLEHGTFAADYFGAVAGAAWGLAAVYGRKNTGVGQQVDVSCAEVIAASFVGGQNIGGYAQNGKFDTRTGVGMPLGAPATILPCKDGHVWMLALEPGQWNGIAKVMGDPEWMQTEMFQDMFSRAENADLIYPLIEEWTMQHGKHEIMEKCQAAGAPVTAVFTVKEAAEHPHLRERGYIVDLEHAALGNLRMLGAPFKLSETPGGPKRAAPLLGEDNHEVLGALATPRPAETAAVAGARPLDGIRVANFGWVWAGPVVGQTLGFLGAEVYKVESNIRVDMTRRLPPFGGGETGPNYSLSNHACWAGNGSVTINFKSEEGLALARQLIMESDVVIENFGPGVMDKIGIGYQEMKKRKPDIVMLSMQGAGTYGPLMNTRTYGLSLTSLTGLDSLTGYCDGPPLPVENAFSDPFTGIFGAFAIVTALNHRDQTGKGQYIDFSQQEAVMQMVGPAFMDYVMNDRVAGPLGNRHPLAAAAPHGVFRCTGDDRWISIAVECEADWTSLVAFMGNPDWADSPEFVSREGRLDNIEMLHEQINLWTANWDDRELAQQLQNAGVAAAPVLNVGDLLHDPHYTERKTYIEVDHPLGFRETIYGSYVKLSHSPVTVRPGPVIGQDNEYVFKQILGLSDERYSDLVERKVIY, encoded by the coding sequence TTGGCAGAGGCGCTCGAGGGAATCCAGGTCGTCGAAATGGGTGGGCGCGTCAGTGCGCCGTTCTGCGCGAAACTGTTTGCAGACTACGGCGCCGAGATCATCAAGATCGAAACGCCGGGCACTGGAGATCCGTCTCGCAGTTGGGGGCCGTTTCCACAAGACGTGCCCGACCGCGAAAAGAGCGGTCTGTTCCACAGCCTGAACACCAATAAAAAGTCCGTCACCCTGGACGTGAACGTTCCCGCGGATCGAGAGAAGATCTGCGCTCTAATTTCCCGTGCGGATGTCTTGATCGAAAACAACACTCCGCAGGAAATGCGCGACTGGTCCCTCGACTATGCGTCGTTGCAAAAACTCAATCCTACCCTCGTGATGATTTCGATCACGCCGTTCGGCCAGACGGGTCCCTATGCGGATTGGAAGGGCACAGATCTGAATGCCTATCACCTGAGCGGGGCGAGTGCGCGCTACTGCGGACTGCCCGGAGAAGCGCCGCTCGAGCACGGAACCTTCGCGGCGGATTATTTTGGCGCGGTCGCGGGCGCTGCCTGGGGACTCGCTGCGGTCTACGGTCGCAAGAACACGGGCGTCGGGCAGCAGGTAGACGTGTCGTGTGCCGAAGTCATCGCCGCTTCCTTTGTCGGGGGGCAGAACATCGGTGGCTATGCCCAGAATGGAAAGTTCGATACGCGGACTGGAGTCGGGATGCCCTTGGGTGCGCCCGCCACGATCCTCCCCTGCAAGGACGGTCACGTCTGGATGCTCGCCCTCGAACCCGGCCAGTGGAATGGCATCGCAAAGGTGATGGGCGATCCGGAGTGGATGCAGACGGAGATGTTTCAGGACATGTTCTCGCGCGCCGAAAATGCCGATCTGATTTATCCCTTGATCGAAGAATGGACCATGCAACACGGCAAGCACGAGATCATGGAGAAGTGTCAGGCCGCCGGTGCGCCGGTTACTGCGGTCTTTACCGTCAAGGAGGCTGCCGAACATCCGCACTTGCGAGAGCGGGGCTACATCGTCGATCTCGAACACGCTGCCCTGGGCAATCTGCGAATGCTGGGCGCGCCCTTCAAGCTTTCGGAAACTCCCGGCGGGCCCAAGAGGGCGGCGCCACTCCTCGGTGAAGACAACCACGAGGTGCTCGGCGCCCTGGCGACCCCCCGCCCCGCCGAAACCGCCGCCGTGGCGGGGGCACGTCCTCTCGACGGCATTCGCGTCGCTAACTTTGGCTGGGTTTGGGCCGGACCCGTCGTCGGACAAACGCTCGGCTTCCTGGGCGCCGAGGTCTACAAAGTCGAATCGAACATTCGAGTGGACATGACCCGCAGGCTGCCGCCTTTCGGTGGGGGAGAAACCGGCCCCAACTACAGTCTTTCCAATCACGCGTGCTGGGCGGGTAACGGCAGTGTGACGATCAACTTCAAGAGCGAAGAAGGTCTCGCGCTCGCGCGCCAACTCATCATGGAATCCGATGTCGTGATCGAGAATTTTGGCCCTGGCGTGATGGACAAGATCGGCATCGGCTACCAGGAAATGAAGAAGCGCAAGCCCGATATCGTCATGCTCTCGATGCAGGGGGCCGGGACTTATGGCCCGCTCATGAACACCCGGACCTATGGCTTGAGCTTGACTTCACTCACCGGGCTCGACAGCCTGACGGGTTATTGCGACGGCCCTCCACTCCCGGTAGAGAACGCATTTTCGGATCCCTTTACCGGAATCTTCGGCGCGTTTGCCATCGTCACGGCGCTCAACCATCGCGACCAGACGGGCAAGGGGCAGTACATCGACTTTTCCCAACAGGAAGCCGTGATGCAGATGGTTGGCCCCGCGTTCATGGACTACGTGATGAATGATCGGGTCGCGGGTCCGCTCGGGAACCGACATCCACTCGCCGCAGCGGCGCCCCACGGCGTATTTCGCTGCACGGGCGACGACCGCTGGATTTCGATCGCGGTCGAATGCGAAGCGGACTGGACCTCATTGGTTGCTTTCATGGGAAATCCGGACTGGGCAGATTCTCCCGAATTTGTGTCGCGCGAAGGACGGCTGGACAACATCGAAATGTTGCACGAGCAAATCAACCTGTGGACCGCGAATTGGGATGATCGCGAACTCGCGCAGCAACTACAGAACGCGGGGGTTGCGGCGGCACCGGTGCTGAACGTCGGCGATCTACTTCACGACCCTCACTACACGGAGCGCAAGACCTATATCGAAGTCGACCACCCTTTGGGTTTCCGAGAAACCATCTACGGTTCCTACGTCAAGCTGAGTCACAGTCCGGTCACGGTGCGGCCGGGTCCCGTGATCGGTCAAGACAACGAATACGTTTTCAAGCAAATCCTCGGGCTTTCCGACGAACGCTATTCCGACCTGGTCGAGCGGAAGGTCATCTATTGA
- a CDS encoding SRPBCC family protein: protein MAIEIQEKFEVEAPVDLVWQFLIDPESVVTCLPGASLTEVVDERNFRGRVKIKLGAITAAYKCKIQFEDVDAARHVLVITGEGKDPSGGTARAKVTLSLNVLESGSTEMTTDGRIDLTGKVLQVGGGMIKGVSHQLFQQFAKNVKQRMETDSVAVAESAEAATTPAPIAEDASLKVLPLLLKALVAAVANFFRRIFGGARH, encoded by the coding sequence ATGGCAATTGAAATTCAAGAGAAGTTCGAGGTCGAGGCCCCGGTCGATCTCGTCTGGCAGTTTTTGATCGACCCGGAAAGCGTAGTGACTTGTCTACCCGGCGCATCGCTGACCGAGGTGGTGGACGAGCGAAATTTTCGCGGTCGGGTGAAGATCAAGCTCGGTGCGATTACCGCCGCCTACAAGTGCAAGATTCAATTCGAAGACGTGGATGCTGCGCGTCACGTTCTGGTGATTACAGGCGAAGGCAAGGATCCGAGTGGGGGCACAGCCAGGGCCAAAGTCACCCTGAGTCTCAACGTGCTCGAGAGTGGGTCGACCGAAATGACGACCGACGGCAGGATCGATCTCACCGGCAAGGTTCTGCAGGTCGGCGGTGGAATGATCAAGGGGGTCTCGCACCAACTCTTTCAGCAATTCGCGAAGAATGTGAAGCAGCGAATGGAAACTGACAGTGTCGCGGTCGCCGAAAGCGCAGAAGCGGCGACAACCCCGGCACCGATCGCAGAAGACGCGTCCCTCAAGGTTCTCCCGCTGCTGTTGAAAGCTTTGGTCGCAGCGGTTGCCAATTTCTTTCGCCGAATCTTCGGTGGGGCCAGACACTGA